A stretch of the Rhinoderma darwinii isolate aRhiDar2 chromosome 3, aRhiDar2.hap1, whole genome shotgun sequence genome encodes the following:
- the KTI12 gene encoding protein KTI12 homolog — translation MPLVVMCGFPCSGKSRRALELKEHLEQKGRKVYIAGEHVLGVDQNSVYADSRKEKDLRGALRAEVERKLNKEDVVILDSLNYIKGYRYELFCLIKHVQTPHCLIHCLTSPDISSNWNQDRQQDDRYTQAVFDALVQRFETPDSRNRWDSPLFTVHKDDVLPLEQISNAILHRKAPPPNQSTQTQPLSSTNFLHELDKVTQDVVTAILSAQKTSVPGDLIMVPGATEKMQLPRLLNMSELRRLRQQFISYTKLHPNENISQLANMFVQYLNQSIR, via the exons ATGCCACTTGTTGTGATGTGCGGATTCCCTTGCAGCGGAAAGAGTCGTAGAGCATTAGAGctgaaggaacacttggagcagaaGGGAAGAAAAGTTTATATTGCTGGGGAGCATGTTCTAGGAGTAGACCAGAATTCTGTGTATGCAG ATTCAAGAAAAGAGAAGGATCTACGTGGAGCTCTAAGGGCGGAAGTTGAAAG GAAATTAAATAAAGAAGATGTTGTCATTCTGGATTCCCTCAACTATATTAAAG GTTATAGGTATGAGCTGTTTTGTCTTATTAAACATGTACAGACCCCACACTGCCTG ATTCATTGTCTCACGTCTCCAGACATCAGTTCCAACTGGAACCAGGACAGACAGCAGGATGACCGATATACACAAGCCGT GTTTGATGCTTTGGTGCAGAGATTTGAGACTCCAGATTCTCGCAATCGCTGGGACAGTCCTTTATTTACTGTACATAAGGATGATGTGCTGCCACTTGAACAGATTAGTAATGCAATTCTCCACAGGAAAGCACCTCCACCCAACCAGTCTACGCAAACG caacCGTTGTCCTCCACAAACTTTCTGCATGAGTTGGACAAGGTGACACAGGACGTTGTGACC gctATTCTAAGTGCCCAGAAGACCAGTGTTCCAGGAGACCTCATTATGGTGCCAGGAGCCACCGAGAAaat GCAGCTGCCGCGTCTCCTAAATATGTCAGAACTGCGGAGGCTTCGTCAGCAGTTTATCAGTTACACCAAACTTCATCCCAACGAGAACATCTcacagcttgcaaatatgtttgtaCAGTACCTGAACCAAAGTATCCGCTGA